The genomic segment GCACCGTCGGGGAAGTGGAAGTCTACGAGATCGACGAGAAGCGCTTCATGCGCCTGCAATTCGAGGATCCGAGTTTCGGCCTGTCGATCATGCGCACCGTCACGCGGCGGCTTGCCGCCAACGGACAGCTCGAACTCGGTGCAGGAGCGGTTACGTCTTAGGGGCGCCGGAGAGTTCGACGGAGCGGGCTTTCGCCGCGTCGACGGTGCGGTCGAGCAGGTGGGCGAGCCGATCGTCCCGTGCCAGTGCGGCGAGGCCTGCCGCCGTTGTGCCATTGGGGCTGGTCACCTTGTGGCGGAGGTCTTCCGGCGTTGGGCTCCCTTCCAGAAGCCGGCCCGCGGTAATCGCGGTGCCGACGGCCAGCGTTTCGGCGGTTGCGGCGGGTAGCCCGTGTGCCATCGCCGCATCGCGCAGGGTTTCGCAGAAGGCGAAGAAATAGGCCGGGCCGCTGCCGGAGATTGCCGTGACGGTATGCAGGTCGTCCTCGTTTTCGACCCAGCACATCGGGCCTATGGCGGAGAACATGTCATCGAGCAACGCTTCGGTCGCTTGTGGCACATCGGGGCCCGCGAACCCCGCGGAGACGGCGTAGCCCGCCATGGCGCCGATATTGGGCATGATCCGCGCAATCGGCGTGCCGGCGGGCAGTGCGGTGCCAATGGTGTCGATGCCAACGCCCGCCGCGACCGAGACGATACATGTCGCGGGGCCAATATGAGGAGCGACCTCTTTCAGCGCCGGGACGACCTTGTCGGGCTTCACCGCCAGGATAACGACATCGGGTTTCAACCCTGCGGGGAGCGCGGCGGCCTCGGTATGGAAGGCGACCCCGGGATACCGGTCGGAGGCCTCGGCCACCGGGTCGATGACGTTAAAGGCGGCCTCGTGCTGCCAGCTTCCGATCCAGCCTTGGAGGAGGGCGCCGCCCATGTTGCCGGCGCCGATCAGCACGATCGTCTTCATTCTGTACTTCCTTCCCGGTTTTCGGAGATGGCTCAGGCGTCCAGCGTCACGCTGGACACCGGGTAGGCCTGGCAGGTCAGGCATTGTTGCGGGTCGTCGGTTTCGACCTCGGTGTAGTGGCCGACCTCGCCCGAGATCACCGCGGTGGCGCAGCTTTCGCACTGGCCTGTCCGGCAGCCCGAGGGAAGCGCGAGGCCGTGCTTGCCGGCGAGGTCGAGCAGGGAGCCGTCGGCCGGGGTCCAGCGCAATGTCTTGTTCTGGCGGCTGAAATGTACCTGTTGCGGCGCAAGGTC from the Roseovarius indicus genome contains:
- the proC gene encoding pyrroline-5-carboxylate reductase, giving the protein MKTIVLIGAGNMGGALLQGWIGSWQHEAAFNVIDPVAEASDRYPGVAFHTEAAALPAGLKPDVVILAVKPDKVVPALKEVAPHIGPATCIVSVAAGVGIDTIGTALPAGTPIARIMPNIGAMAGYAVSAGFAGPDVPQATEALLDDMFSAIGPMCWVENEDDLHTVTAISGSGPAYFFAFCETLRDAAMAHGLPAATAETLAVGTAITAGRLLEGSPTPEDLRHKVTSPNGTTAAGLAALARDDRLAHLLDRTVDAAKARSVELSGAPKT